A stretch of the Rosa rugosa chromosome 5, drRosRugo1.1, whole genome shotgun sequence genome encodes the following:
- the LOC133710522 gene encoding histone-lysine N-methyltransferase, H3 lysine-9 specific SUVH4-like isoform X1 produces the protein MAAPKDSVLERRVSLRLQYSQQKPFYGTRKRTESEAGRNGVVVSKKPKVKVSSLVRKSSESGSKKLGKHKVDDDEEAGNCESGTEKSENGKVEAEESGDCEGENKSVDVKERDMSVYAPSGAKVDGKGKSYVAKLKETLRLFNLHYLHFVQEEEKRCRKLENESECRDDLKKPSKRVDKKAISENGNGSLGVPKKQSKRPDLKALSQMSTNNEILYPEKTIGHLPGIEVGQQFFSRAEMVVVGFHSHWLNGIDIIGKSKGKDKFKGYTLPIAVAIVLSGQYEDDVDNSDEIVYTGQGGNDLLGNKRQIQDQVMRMGNLALKNNMEQFVPVRVIRGHKCDTSYTKKVYTYDGLYQVHHYWAEKGVAGFTVFKYRLKRLPGQPKLISNQVLYTNGKGSKAQSELPGLVCKDICNGLENIKVPVTNIVDIPPVAPEGLTYITTTEVAKGVKIPPRAHGCNCQGNCTNSKTCSCAQLNGGDFPYVSKDGGRLVEAKAVVFECGPQCGCGPSCVNRTSQRGLKYRLEVFRTHDKGWAVRSWDFIPSGAPVCEYIAVLRRNDEIDNISEKENEYVFEIDCWQTMNGIGRREKRMGNVAIPNSDVISESDPEYCYDAGSRGNVARYINHSCEPNLFVQCVLREHHDVRLARIVLFAADNIPPLQELSYDYGYELDSVVGPDGKIKKLFCRCGAAGCRKRLY, from the exons ATGGCTGCACCGAAGGATTCAGTTCTGGAGCGCCGGGTGAGTCTCCGGCTTCAGTACTCTCAGCAGAAGCCTTTCTATGGTACTAGGAAGAGGACGGAATCGGAGGCCGGTCGAAACGGCGTCGTTGTGAGCAAGAAGCCCAAGGTTAAGGTCTCATCACTAGTAAGGAAGAGTAGTGAGAGTGGGAGCAAAAAATTGGGGAAACACAAAGtcgatgatgatgaagaagctGGAAATTGCGAGAGTGGGACTGAAAAATCGGAGAATGGTAAGGTTGAAGCTGAAGAATCTGGAGATTGTGAGGGTGAGAACAAGAGTGTGGATGTGAAGGAACGTGATATGAGTGTGTATGCTCCTTCCGGAGCTAAGGTTGATGGTAAAGGCAAAAGCTATGTTGCCAAGTTGAAGGAGACGCTCAGACTTTTCAATCTGCATTACCTTCACTTTGTTCAG GAAGAGGAGAAGAGATGCAGGAAGCTGGAG AATGAGAGTGAATGCCGTGATGATCTAAAGAAACCTTCCAAACGAGTGGATAAGAAGGCAATTTCTGAG AATGGAAATGGAAGTCTTGGTGTTCCTAAGAAGCAGTCCAAGAGACCTGATCTGAAGGCGCTTTCACAG ATGTCGACCAACAACGAAATTCTATACCCTGAAAAAACAATTGGTCATCTACCGG GTATTGAGGTCGGGCAACAGTTTTTCTCTCGAGCTGAAATGGTGGTTGTAGGGTTTCATAGCCACTGGTTGAATGGAATTGATATCATTGGAAAATCTAAAGGAAAG GACAAATTCAAGGGCTATACCTTACCAATTGCAGTAGCGATCGTGTTGTCCGGTCAATATGAAGATGATGTTGATAACTCAGATGAAATTGTGTACACTGGCCAAGGTGGAAATGACTTACTTGGTAATAAACGTCAAATCCAAGATCAAGTAATGCGTATGGGTAATTTGGCTCTTAAG AATAATATGGAGCAGTTCGTTCCCGTCAGAGTCATCCGTGGTCATAAATGTGACACTAGCTATACTAAGAAAGTTTATACATATGATGGATTGTATCAG GTTCACCATTATTGGGCAGAGAAGGGTGTAGCTGGGTTTACCGTATTTAAGTACCGTCTGAAGCGTCTTCCAGGGCAGCCTAAATTGATCAGTAATCAG GTTTTATATACTAATGGGAAAGGGTCTAAAGCTCAGTCTGAATTACCTGG GTTGGTGTGCAAGGACATTTGCAATGGTCTAGAAAATATAAAAGTTCCAGTTACCAATATAGTTGATATTCCTCCTGTAGCACCTGAAG GCCTTACATATATCACAACTACTGAAGTTGCAAAAGGTGTGAAGATTCCACCACGTGCTCATGGGTGCAATTGCCAGGGAAACTGTACTAATTCAAAGACTTGTTCCTGTGCTCAACTCAATGGTGGTGACTTCCCTTACGTTAGCAAAGATGGTGGAAG ATTGGTTGAAGCAAAGGCTGTTGTGTTTGAGTGTGGTCCACAATGTGGCTGTGGACCAAGTTGTGTGAATCGCACATCTCAACGGGGATTGAAGTATCGACTTGAG GTGTTTCGGACACATGACAAAGGCTGGGCTGTTAGGTCTTGGGACTTTATTCCTTCTGGTGCACCAGTATGTGAATACATTGCAGTTCTTAGGAGGAATGATGAAATAGACAATATCtcagagaaagagaatgagtaTGTATTTGAAATTGATTGCTGGCAGACAATGAATGGAATTGGGAGAAGAGAG AAACGAATGGGGAATGTGGCTATTCCAAATAGTGATGTCATATCAGAAAGTGATCCAGAGTATTGCTATGATGCGGGTTCACGTGGCAATGTAGCTAGATATATTAATCATAGTTGTGAGCCGAACCTCTTTGTACAGTGTGTTTTGAGGGAGCATCATGATGTTAGGCTTGCTAGAATTGTGTTATTTGCTGCAGATAACATACCTCCATTGCAG GAACTTTCATATGACTATGGATATGAACTTGACAGCGTGGTTGGTCCCgatggaaaaataaagaagttATTTTGCCGTTGTGGTGCAGCAGGCTGTAGAAAGCGTTTGTACTAG
- the LOC133710522 gene encoding histone-lysine N-methyltransferase, H3 lysine-9 specific SUVH4-like isoform X2, translating into MAAPKDSVLERRVSLRLQYSQQKPFYGTRKRTESEAGRNGVVVSKKPKVKVSSLVRKSSESGSKKLGKHKVDDDEEAGNCESGTEKSENGKVEAEESGDCEGENKSVDVKERDMSVYAPSGAKVDGKGKSYVAKLKETLRLFNLHYLHFVQEEEKRCRKLENESECRDDLKKPSKRVDKKAISENGNGSLGVPKKQSKRPDLKALSQDKFKGYTLPIAVAIVLSGQYEDDVDNSDEIVYTGQGGNDLLGNKRQIQDQVMRMGNLALKNNMEQFVPVRVIRGHKCDTSYTKKVYTYDGLYQVHHYWAEKGVAGFTVFKYRLKRLPGQPKLISNQVLYTNGKGSKAQSELPGLVCKDICNGLENIKVPVTNIVDIPPVAPEGLTYITTTEVAKGVKIPPRAHGCNCQGNCTNSKTCSCAQLNGGDFPYVSKDGGRLVEAKAVVFECGPQCGCGPSCVNRTSQRGLKYRLEVFRTHDKGWAVRSWDFIPSGAPVCEYIAVLRRNDEIDNISEKENEYVFEIDCWQTMNGIGRREKRMGNVAIPNSDVISESDPEYCYDAGSRGNVARYINHSCEPNLFVQCVLREHHDVRLARIVLFAADNIPPLQELSYDYGYELDSVVGPDGKIKKLFCRCGAAGCRKRLY; encoded by the exons ATGGCTGCACCGAAGGATTCAGTTCTGGAGCGCCGGGTGAGTCTCCGGCTTCAGTACTCTCAGCAGAAGCCTTTCTATGGTACTAGGAAGAGGACGGAATCGGAGGCCGGTCGAAACGGCGTCGTTGTGAGCAAGAAGCCCAAGGTTAAGGTCTCATCACTAGTAAGGAAGAGTAGTGAGAGTGGGAGCAAAAAATTGGGGAAACACAAAGtcgatgatgatgaagaagctGGAAATTGCGAGAGTGGGACTGAAAAATCGGAGAATGGTAAGGTTGAAGCTGAAGAATCTGGAGATTGTGAGGGTGAGAACAAGAGTGTGGATGTGAAGGAACGTGATATGAGTGTGTATGCTCCTTCCGGAGCTAAGGTTGATGGTAAAGGCAAAAGCTATGTTGCCAAGTTGAAGGAGACGCTCAGACTTTTCAATCTGCATTACCTTCACTTTGTTCAG GAAGAGGAGAAGAGATGCAGGAAGCTGGAG AATGAGAGTGAATGCCGTGATGATCTAAAGAAACCTTCCAAACGAGTGGATAAGAAGGCAATTTCTGAG AATGGAAATGGAAGTCTTGGTGTTCCTAAGAAGCAGTCCAAGAGACCTGATCTGAAGGCGCTTTCACAG GACAAATTCAAGGGCTATACCTTACCAATTGCAGTAGCGATCGTGTTGTCCGGTCAATATGAAGATGATGTTGATAACTCAGATGAAATTGTGTACACTGGCCAAGGTGGAAATGACTTACTTGGTAATAAACGTCAAATCCAAGATCAAGTAATGCGTATGGGTAATTTGGCTCTTAAG AATAATATGGAGCAGTTCGTTCCCGTCAGAGTCATCCGTGGTCATAAATGTGACACTAGCTATACTAAGAAAGTTTATACATATGATGGATTGTATCAG GTTCACCATTATTGGGCAGAGAAGGGTGTAGCTGGGTTTACCGTATTTAAGTACCGTCTGAAGCGTCTTCCAGGGCAGCCTAAATTGATCAGTAATCAG GTTTTATATACTAATGGGAAAGGGTCTAAAGCTCAGTCTGAATTACCTGG GTTGGTGTGCAAGGACATTTGCAATGGTCTAGAAAATATAAAAGTTCCAGTTACCAATATAGTTGATATTCCTCCTGTAGCACCTGAAG GCCTTACATATATCACAACTACTGAAGTTGCAAAAGGTGTGAAGATTCCACCACGTGCTCATGGGTGCAATTGCCAGGGAAACTGTACTAATTCAAAGACTTGTTCCTGTGCTCAACTCAATGGTGGTGACTTCCCTTACGTTAGCAAAGATGGTGGAAG ATTGGTTGAAGCAAAGGCTGTTGTGTTTGAGTGTGGTCCACAATGTGGCTGTGGACCAAGTTGTGTGAATCGCACATCTCAACGGGGATTGAAGTATCGACTTGAG GTGTTTCGGACACATGACAAAGGCTGGGCTGTTAGGTCTTGGGACTTTATTCCTTCTGGTGCACCAGTATGTGAATACATTGCAGTTCTTAGGAGGAATGATGAAATAGACAATATCtcagagaaagagaatgagtaTGTATTTGAAATTGATTGCTGGCAGACAATGAATGGAATTGGGAGAAGAGAG AAACGAATGGGGAATGTGGCTATTCCAAATAGTGATGTCATATCAGAAAGTGATCCAGAGTATTGCTATGATGCGGGTTCACGTGGCAATGTAGCTAGATATATTAATCATAGTTGTGAGCCGAACCTCTTTGTACAGTGTGTTTTGAGGGAGCATCATGATGTTAGGCTTGCTAGAATTGTGTTATTTGCTGCAGATAACATACCTCCATTGCAG GAACTTTCATATGACTATGGATATGAACTTGACAGCGTGGTTGGTCCCgatggaaaaataaagaagttATTTTGCCGTTGTGGTGCAGCAGGCTGTAGAAAGCGTTTGTACTAG